CCGAGCGGCCCGCTATTGCAACAGGTAATTGCAACCAGATAAACTTTAGCGTCCTTCATAGCATGGAGTGCCGGATATGGTGCAACGCATGCTCGCAGGTGGACTTATTGTTGCCGCGCTTTCCCTTTGCGCTGGTCGCACGCAAGCACAAGACTACGCAAAAGCTCTGGTCGACATCGCGGATGCCGCTGATCGAATTTGCGGCATAGTTTCTACGCACGGCGACGTAACCGAAATTCGGGGCGGCGTGAAAGCCGAAGTGGACAGTCTCGTGACGAAGCTGGCCGGCGTTGGCGTCTCGATCGATGCCAACGCTTCGAAGAAGACGTTCGACAATGTCTCTCAAAAAGCCGTCGCGGATCAACTAACGGACTCCAGGAACTGCAAATACAAGGTCTTCAACGATCTGCAAGACAAACTCATTCCCTCAGAACCAAAAGGCAGCGCGCCTTCGAGACAAAAACGCAGCGCGCTTCCCGATGGGTGCGATCCGCCGTTTACCCCCGACAATATGGGACCCGGAATGATACCTTCCGGTGTGAATGACGTCGTCGTGAAACGGAATACCAAGGACCCATGCTCGACTGGAGGCACTTGGCGCAAAATTAGCGGCGTTTGGCGGAAGATCGCAGATTGATCCTCTCCGGCTGCTAGCCGCCACTAACTGGAACACGGAGGCTGCTATAAATACGACGGCTACCGCATTCAGCTTCGCATCGACGGAGATGATCGTCGCGCCTACACGCGAAACGGCCACAACTGGGTTCACAAATTCTCCGTCATCGCCGGCGCCTTCGACATCGAAGGTCAGGCGATCGTTGACGGTGAGGTCGTCGTCGTCCACGAGGGGCGACCCAATTTCTCCGAGCTGCAGGCCGACCTCGCGAGAGGGAATCAGGATCGCTTAGTTTACTTCGCTTTCGATCTCCTTTGGCTTGATGGCCAAGACCTCCGGAGGCTTTCCCAGCTTGCGCGTAAGGAGCTGCTCAAGGAGCTAATCGAGAGCAACGAGATTAAGGATCCTATTCTCTACAGCGAACACCATGAAGGTGACGGGCAGGCGCTGTTCGAGGCAGCCAGCAGGCTTAAGTACGAGGGCATCATCTCCAAACGAGTGGATGCTTCTTACCGATCGGAGCGGGTTGAAACGTGGCAGAAGATCAAGGCCGTTCAGAAGGGAAAATTCCCTGTGGTCGGATTCATCAAGGACCCCTCGGGGGTCGCAGCTCTCTATCTCGGTAAGAAGAAAGGGAGAGATCTTGTATATATGGGCAAGGTCGGCACGGGATGGAGCCGGACCACCTCGCGCAAGATCAGGGATGCACTCGATAGTGTAGTTAGCCCCAAGAGTAGATTGAGTAAGCAACTCAAGAAGCCCAAGGCGACTTGGGTCGAGCCGAAGTTTGTTGCCGAAATCGAGTATCGCGACATAACTTCCGAAGGACTGCTACGCGCCAGCTCATTCAAAGGTCTAAGCCGGAAATAAACTTATGTTTCTGCGATCAACTGCACGCTGACGTACAAGCAATTCGTCAGAAGGAGCGTGCGATGGGATTGAAGCGCAGGCGATTCAAGCAGACAGATTCTCTCGAGACGCGGCTTGAGCAATTTGCCCAGGATATGCGAGAGCGCGCGGACGGAAAGCCTCCGGGCGACGAACGTAACGCCTTGCTCAAGCGAGCACGTAATGCTGATCAAGCAATCGACATTGAGCGGCAACTTCGTCAAGACCGCTAGGAGCGCCCAACAGAGAAGCGGTTTAGCTTGGCTCCTCCCAAGTGACCTGAATTGCTTGGGAACGAATCTCGACAATTGTTAGTTGCACGCTCAATACCCGCAACGGGGGCCACGTGTGAGAAGTGTGTCCCTCTCGACAAGCAGATTGCGCGCTACCGCTTCCTGGAGGGTCGCATCAACGACCAGAAAGCGCTAGACGGCATCAAACGATTGATCGCCGAACTGCACGACAAGAAGAAAGCCAACCACCCAGACGAGTAAGTCGTTGTGGCATGCGCCGAAACGCAGAAGAAAAAGGAGAAGTCCAGCCCTAGTGCACGAGCGGTACGACGTCTCGATCTGGGGAGCAGCGTCGGCTGGCGTGGCACGTCGCTACGCTGTCCGTCCGAGCGGCGCATCTTAGTTGTACTCGTTCTCCGGCAAGGAGCCGGCGGGCGGCTTTAGCTCCTCAATTCCCGCTTCAATGATCAACAACTCGTCGCGCACCGCCTCCAACGCCCTGGCAGGATTGATACCTACCACGGCCTCAAGCTGTGCGACCACTTTGCGACGGTGTGAGAGAAGGTCTGATAAAGCCCGCCGGTCCTTCGCCTTTACATAACCGGCGACGATCAGTTCCATTGCTTTCGACATACGAGCACACGCCTGCTAATTCAGCATTCCCTGTCGAAGCTCATTCAGGAGCGCCAATGTGATCTCGCAATTAGGCTTGTGCTTGAAGACTTCCATGTAGACGCGCAGCGCTTCCTGATATTCGCCCTGCTTGAGAGAACCATTTGACTGCAGAGTCAGAACGAGAACCTGAAAAGCGGCCGTCATTGCCTCGAAATAGGCCTTTATGACTTCAGCCGGCGGCGCATCACTGGACGGTGCGGTGGGAGAGGTCATGCTCGGACCTCCGTATCACTCGGCGAGCTCTTTGGTGGGACGTTGATCGGGAAGCCCGAGGCGACAAGCTCATCCATTTTCGAGAGCTCTTCTGCGAGCCGCCGCTCAATAAATTGACACTCCAGATCCGACAGGTTCGTCTTGAGCAGTCGACGGTAGCGATAAACGGTGTTTCTATATGCGCGCATGCGGGCCGATTGTACGTCGAGCATCGTCGTCTCTCCAGACGGTCGCTTGTGGTCCTTGATTTTCTAAAATCGGGATTGGTGTTCCCGGTGCGAAAATAGGCAGCCGGAAATTGATGTCAAGAACGATAAACCGGATCAAGTTCGAGGGTCGCCGCCAACCCGACCAATAGACCCAGGCGGCCCCAACCAGCACCATCAGGACCCATGATATCGCCACCAACGTCCAATCTCGTTTGCTAAGTCAGCCTGAA
The genomic region above belongs to Bradyrhizobium arachidis and contains:
- the ligD gene encoding non-homologous end-joining DNA ligase, with product MDGDDRRAYTRNGHNWVHKFSVIAGAFDIEGQAIVDGEVVVVHEGRPNFSELQADLARGNQDRLVYFAFDLLWLDGQDLRRLSQLARKELLKELIESNEIKDPILYSEHHEGDGQALFEAASRLKYEGIISKRVDASYRSERVETWQKIKAVQKGKFPVVGFIKDPSGVAALYLGKKKGRDLVYMGKVGTGWSRTTSRKIRDALDSVVSPKSRLSKQLKKPKATWVEPKFVAEIEYRDITSEGLLRASSFKGLSRK